TGGGGTTGGAGGAGGTGCGCAGCGTGCCGGCCACCCAGGTGCGCGCGTGGCCGAGGGCCTCGAGCTGCGGCGTGGGGTCCGCCTCGTCGAACGTCGTGCCGGTGATCTCCGCGACCGACTCGAGCAGCTGGCGGGTGGTCTTGGTGTAGGAGAGGGGCCATTCGTGCCGGCCGATCCGGTCCAACGCTCCGGCCAGGCGGGTCACCGCGTTGTCCGGATGCGGCGCCGAGCCGTGGCCCGGGGCGCCCTCGGCGCGCAGGTTCAGCCACGCCAGGCCCTTCTCCGCGGTCTGCACGAGATAGGCACGGGTGCCGGCCACCTCCGTGGAGAAGCCGCCCACCTCGCTGATCGCCTCGGTGCAGCCGGCGAACACCTCGGGGTGGTGGTCCACGACCCAGCGGGCCCCGTAGACACCGCCGGCCTCCTCGTCGCCGAAGAAGGCCACGGTGAGCGGCCGGCGCGGGCGGCGACCCGTGCGGGCGAGGTGGAGCAGCACCGAGAGGACCATCGCGTCCATGCCCTTCATGTCCACGGCGCCGCGCCCCCAGACCATCCCGTCCTTCAGCTCCGCGCCGAAGGGGTCCATGGACCACTCCCCCGCCTCGGCCGGGACGACGTCCGTGTGCCCGTGCACCACGAGGCCCGGGGCCTCCGGGTCCCATCCGGCCAGGTGCCCGACCACGGAGACGCGGCCGGGCGAGGACTCGAACATCCGCGGCTCCATGCCGGCGCGACGCATCAGCTCCGCGCAGAGCTCGGCGGCCTCGGGCTCGCCGACGGAGACGTTGCCGCCGCGGTTGGTCGTGTCGATCCGGATCAGGTCCCGGCAGATCTGCACGACGTCGGCGTCGGGGGTGGACGGGGGCTCGGGGGCGTGGTCGACCATGGATTTGAGCCTACCGCCAGGATCGTGCTATTGTTCTCGAGTTGCCTTCCCGAGGACGCCGAGAGATCGGGGTCGGACGAAGGCGCTCGGATCGTCGTTCCGACGACGGTCCACCGATGAGCGCGAGTGGCGGAATTGGTAGACGCGCAGCGTTGAGGTCGCTGTGTCCCAAAAGGACGTGGGGGTTCAAGTCCCCCCTCGCGCACTGCACATCAGCACCACGGCCTCGGTCCCCAGCGGACCGGGGCCGTCGTCGTCCCCGGGCATGCCCGCTGGCACTCCCGGCGCACCGACCCGGGGTCGCGCCCCCGCCGGTGGACACCGTCCGCCACGGCGCGCAGGTCCGCCTACAGTGGAGGCATGTGTGCGCCGCTCGCCCCGGGGGGGCGCACACCCCGCGACGACGACGGAGGACTTCACGGACATGGCGGAGAACGCACGCACGCTCCTGCATCGGCTGGCCCGCGCGCACGGAGTGCAGACCCGGTACACGGGTCAGGACGGCTCGGAGCAGTCGGTCGGGGACGAGACGCTCATCCGCGTGCTGGCCGCGCTCGGCGTGGACGTCGACCCGCAGGGGGTGGCCGGCCTCACGACCGCTCTCGAGGACGCCGAGCTCGCCCCGTGGCGCCGCGTGCTGCCGCCCACCGTGGCCGTCCGCCGCGGCCACCGCGCCACCGTCCCGGTCCACGTCGCGCCCGGGACGGAGGTCACCGCGGTGGTCCGCCTGGAGGACGGCGGCGAGTGTGGGCTGTCGACGACGACCCCCCTCGGACAGCCCCGGCTGGTGGACGGCCAGGAACGCGTGCGCCTCGACCTGGAGATCCCGGACGACCTGCCGCTGGGCTGGCATCGGATCGAGGTCTGCAGCGGCGGCGGCTCCACCCACACCGCCACGCTGATCTGCGCCCCGAACCGCCTCACCACGGTGGCCCCCTTCCTCGCCCGCCGCGGCTGGGGCGTGGCCGCGCAGGGCTACTCCGTGACCTCCGAGGGCTCCTGGGGCGTGGGCGACGTGGTCGACGCCGCCGCCGTGGCGGAGCACGCGGCCGACCACGGGGCGGACTTCGTCCTGCTGCACCCCCTGCACGCGATCGAGCCGGGCCCGCATCCCACGGACTCGCCCTACTCCCCCGTGTCCCGGCGGTTCCTCTCCGCCCTGCTGATCCGGGTGACCGAGATCCCCGAGTTCGCCGCCCTGCCCGCACACGAGCAGGCGGAGCTGCGCGCCGCCGGCGCCCGCGCCCAGGAGGCCTTGCTCGAGAGCGGCCGCGTGGACCGCTCCGCCGCCGCGGCCGCGCTGTGGCCGGCCCTGCGCCGCGTGTGGCAGGCGCCCCGCACCCCGGAGCGGGAGGCCGACTACGCGGCGTTCCGCCGACGGCAGGGCACGGGACTGGACGACTTCGCCCTGTGGTCCGTCCTGCGGCTCGACGCGCAGGCCGCCGACCCCTCCTCCGCCGCCCCGCACCCGCAGGACCCGGACCGGGTCCCCGGCGGTCCCGAGGCCGAGCGCGTCCGCGCCGAACGGGCCGACGACGTCGACTTCCACCGATGGGTGCAGTGGGTCGCCGACGGGCAGCTGGCCGCCGCCCAGGACCGGGCCCGCGCGGCGGGGATGCGCCTGGGCGTCATGCTCGACCTGGCGGTGGGCGCGACGCGCGGGTCGGCCGACGCGTGGATGCTCGGCGACGTGCTCGTGCCCGGCATGTCCGTGGGGGCCCCGCCCGAGGTGTTCAACCAGCTGGGTCAGGACTGGTCCCAGCACCCCTGGCACCCGGTCCGTCTGGCCGAGACCGGCTACGCGGCGTTCCGGGACATGGTCCGCACCGTGATCGCCCACGCGGGCGGACTGCGCATGGACCACGTCCTCGGCCTGTTCCGCCTGTGGTGGATCCCGGAGGGCATGGGCGCGCCCGAGGGCGCGTACGTGGAGTACGACCACGAGGTCCTGCTGGCGGTGCTGACCCTCGAGGCCGAGCGGGCCGGCGTCGTGGTGATCGGCGAAGACCTCGGCACGTTCGAGCCGTGGGTGCAGCGCCGCCTGGCCGAGGCCGGGATCCTGGGCACCTCCATCCTGTGGTTCGAGCAGGAGGACGGGGCCCCCACGCCTCCGGAGCGCTACCGCCGCCTGTGCCTGGCCGCCGTGAACACCCACGACCTGCCGCCCACGGCCGGGTACCTCGAGGGCGTGCACCTCGACCTGCGCGAGCGGCTGGGGCTCTACACGGTGGATGTGGCGCAGGAGCGGAGGCGCTCCGCGGCCGAGGTGGAGGCCTTCCTGGACGCGGCGCGGGACCGGGGGCTGATGGCGGCCACCGGTCCGGACGGCGCGGAGACCCGCGAGGACCAGGTGGTGGGGCTGCACCGTCTGCTGGCGCAGGCCCCCTCCGCGCTGCACTGCGTGTCCCTCGTGGACGCGGTGGGCGAGCGGCGCATCCAGAACCAGCCCGGCACCCTGCAGGAGCAGTATCCGAACTGGACGGTCCCGCTGGGCGACCCCGAGGGGCGCACGCTCACCGTCGAGGACCTGCCGCGCACCCCGTCCGTGACGCGTCTCTACGACGCCGTGGAGGCGGAGCTGCGCGCGGCCGTGCCGGTCGGCGTGGTGGTGTCCCTGCACACCTTCCCGCTCGCCCAGCCCGGGCGCGGGGACGCCGGCGGCATGAACGTGTACGTGCGCCAGTCGGCCCGTGCCCTGGCCCGCCGCGGCCTGCGCATGCTCCTGCTGACCCGGGCGGAGGAGCCGGTGGACGGCGCCCGCGTCACCGAGGTGCCCGCCGAGGACGGAGCCCCTGCGGTCACCGTGGTGGAGCTCGCCGCCGGTCCCGCCGCGCCGGTCGCCAAGGAGGAGCTCGCCGGCCACCGTGACGCGTTCACCGCGGCTGCCCGCGCCTGGCTGTCCTCGGGCGCCGTCCCCGGCGGACCCCTGCTGGGCGACGACGGCGGGGCCGGCGACCGGGCGCGCCGGGTGGCCTTCGTCCACGGGCACTACTGGCTGTCCGCGGCCACGGCCCAGGCCCTCGCCGAGGAGCTCGCCGCGCCGCTGCTGCAGACCATGCACACGACGGGCGCCGTCAAGGTCGCCGAGGACGAGGGACACGCCGAGCCGCGCGAACGCCTCGAGACCGAGGCCGCGCTCGTGCACGCGGCCGACCTCCTGGTGGTGAACTCCCCCGCCGAGGCGCGCGAGCTGCACGACGTGTTCGACGTGGACCGCCGGCGGCTGCGCGTGCTGCCCCCCGGCGTCGACCTCGAGGTGTTCACCCCGGAGGGTCCCGCGGCCTGGCCGGGGCCGGACGTCCACGGCGGGGAGGACGGCCCGGACGCACGCCCGCTGCGCGTCCTGTTCGCCGGTCGCGTCCAGCGGCACAAGGGCCCGCACCTGCTGGTCAAGGCGCTCGCCGAGCTGCGCGAGCGGGCCGCGGGCGGGGACCCCGGCGTGCGCGTGCACGTCAACGGGGAGGCCTCGGGCCCCGCGACGCTGGACGTGACCGCCCTGGCCGCCGAGCTCGGCGTGTCCGACCTGGTCAGCGTGTCCGCGCCCGTTCCGCCGGCACTGCTGGCAGAGCAGATGCGGGGCGCCGACGCCGTGGCCCTGCCCAGCGCCTCGGAGACCTACGGCCTCGTGGCGGTGGAGGCGCAGGCGTGCGGCACCCCGGTCCTCGCCCACCGCGTGGGCGGGCTGGTGCACGCCGTCCATCACGGCGGCTCCGGCGTGCTCGTGCACCCGAACACCGCCGAGGCGTGGGCGGACGCGCTCGAGCGCGTCCGCGACGACCGCGCGGCCTGGGCCGCGATGGCCCCGGCGGCGGTCCGCCACGCCCGCGGCCATGCGTGGGACGTCTGGGCGGAGGGCCTGCTGGAGGCGCTCCGGGAGCTGCCGCGCGGCTGACCCCCGCGGCGGGGGTCAGCCGCCGATCGGCGACATCGAGCCGGTGAAGTGCCGCCGGCCGCGGCGGGGGTCCCACCCCGTGACCCGGGTGACGCCCCCGGCCTCCTCGGCGTAGCGGACGGCCACCCGTGCCGGCAGGACCACGGGCGCCTCGAACCCGATCTCCCACCGGAACCCGGCCTCGGCCGGCTCCCGGCGCTGAAGCATGCGGGCCGCCAGCAGCATCCCGTGGGCGATCGCCCCGCGCTGGCCGAACGCCTTGGCCGTGGGGCCGGAGAGGTGGATCGGGTTCCAGTCTCCCGAGACGCGCGCGTAGGACCGGCCGGCCCCGCCGCCGAGGGTCCACTGGGCGGTCGGGACCGGAGCGGTCCACTCGTCCCGGGCGGCCCGCTCCGGGCGCAGCGGGGACACGTGCACGCCGCGGGCGAGGTACCGGGAGACGCCCTCCCAGGCCGGGGCTGCCTCGTCGGCCGCATCCGCCTCCCGCACCTGGACCAGCAGGTCCACCGCGGTGCCCGCGTGGTGCGGGACCAGGCCCACCGCCTCGGCGGTCACGGTCAGCGGGCGCCCGGCGGCCACGGGGCGGCGGTGCGTCACCGCGTTGGTCAGGTGCACCATGCCCGGCAGGGGCAGGGGGAACTCCGGATCCGCCATGAGCTCCATGGCGACGCCGAACACCTGGGTATGCACCAGCACGGAGGGCAGCGCGTCCGGGTCCACGGGGCCGACGCCCTCGCGCCACCGCCGCAGCGCGTCCTCACCGATTCCGTGGTCGCCCACCACCAGGCGGGTGCCGGGCAGCTCGGCGGGCCGGGACCGGCGGGACAGGGCGTCGCGGCCGGCCTGGGCGGCGGCGCGGGCGTACAGCGGGGCCAGCGCGGGCATCGTGTCCAGGGTGCGGGTCTGCATGCTCATGCCCCCATCATCGCCTGGCCGCACACGCGCAGCGTGGTGCCGTTGACGCCGGAGGCGGCGGGCGAGGCGAGGAACGCCACGGCCTCGGCCACGTCCTCCGGGCGCCCGCCCTGCTGCAGGGAGCTCAGCCGCCGACCCAGCTCGCGGGTGAGCAGCGGGATCCGGGCGGTCATCTCGGTCTCGATGAACCCGGGCGCCACCGCCGTGATGCCGCCGCCGCGCGCGGCGAGCACCGGCGCGGTGGCGGCGGTGAGGCCCATGACGCCGGCCTTGGACGCGGCGTAGTTGGTCTGGCCGCGGTTGCCGGCGATCCCGGAGATGGACGCCAGGCCCACGATCCGCAGGTCCGCGGCCACGGTGTCGCGGGCGTCCTCGGCGAGCAGGACCTCGTTGATCGCCAGCTGGGAGGCGGTGTTGACCGCCAGGACGGCGTCCCACCGGGCGGCGTCCATGTTGGCCAGCATGCGGTCCTTGGTGATGCCGGCGTTGTGCACCACCACGTCCAGGCGGCCGTGCCGGGTCCGGGCGTGCTCGAGCAGGCGCCGGCCGGCGTCCGGGGCGGTGATGTCCAGCGCCAGCGCCGTGCCGCCGACCTCGTTGACCAGCCGCATCAGGTCCTCGCCCGCCGCGGGCAGGTCCACCCCGATCACGGTGGCCCCGTCCCGGGCCAGGGTGCGCAGGATGGCCGCGCCGATGCCCCGGGCCGCGCCCGTGACGACGGCGACCCGCCCCGCCAGCGGGGCGGTGGCCCCCGGGGACGCCGACGCCGTCGCCGGGGTGCCCGGGCCGGCCGGCAGCGGCTGGCCGGAGACGAACGCCGAGCGCGCGGAGAGCAGGAACGCCAGGGCCCCGGCGGGGCCGGCGTCCGAGAGCGCGGCCCCGTCCTGCAGCAGCAGGGCGTTGGCCGTGCCGCCGCGGCGCATCTCGTGCGCCAGGGACCGGGTCAGCCCGATCACGCCCGCGCGGGCGGCCCGCTCGGCCGGCGCCTCGGCCTGCTCGGGGTCCCGCGCCACGGTCACCACGTGCGCGCTGGGGCCCAGGGCGCGCAGCGCGCCGCCGAGCGCCAGGGCGGTGGCGGAGAGCTCGCCCGGGTGCGCCACGGCGTCGAAGCACGCCACGACGCCGGTCAGGCCGCCCTCGGCGGGCGGCTCGCCCACGGGGTGCGCGCCGACGGCGGCCACGAGAGTGCGGGCCTGCTCAGCGCCGGCTCCCTCACCGAGGACGAGCACAGTGCCGGTGATGTCCGGCGTGTCCGCCTCGTGACGGCGCAGCTGCGCGGGACGGGGCAGGCCGAGGGCGCCGGTGAGCCGGCTGCCCAGGGGGCTGCGGACGAGGTCGCCGTAGGGATCGGTGGAGGGCATGGTGTTCCTTTCACGGCCGGCGGCGGACCGCAGGCCAGGGCCGGGAGGAGAGGGTGCGGGTCGCTCAGCGCCCGCGCAGCAGGGCGACGATGCCCTGGCCGCCGGCGGCGCACACCGAGACCAGGCCGAGCGAGCCCTCGCCCGCCTCGTGGAGGGTCTTGGAGAGGAGCCCGACGATCCGGCCTCCGGTGGCGGCGAACGGGTGGCCGGCCGCCAACGAGGAGCCGTGCACGTTGAGCTTCGCGCGGTCCACGGTGCCCAGCGCGCCGGGCAGTCCGAGGCGCTCGCGGCAGAAGGAGGCGTCCTCCCACGCAGCCAGGGTGGCCAGGACGGTGCCGGCGAACGCCTCGTGGATCTCGACGAAGTCGAGGTCCTGCAGCGTCAGGCCGTGGCGGTCCAGCAGGCGCGGCACGGCGTACACCGGCGCCATGAGCAGGCCGTCGCGGCCGTCCACGAAGTCCACGGCGGCGTTCTCCACGTCCACCACCTCGGCGAGCACGGGCAGGCCGCGGTCGGCCGCCCAGCCCTCCGAGGAGAGCAGCACGGCGGAGGCGCCGTCGGTGAGGGGGGTGGAGTTGCCCGCGGTCATGGTGGCCTCGTCGCCGAGGTGCCGGCCGAAGGCGGGCTTGAGTTTCGCCAGCTTCTCCACCGAGGAGTCGGGGCGCAGGTTGTTGTCCCGGGTCAGGCCGCGGAACGGGGTGACGAGGTCGTCCATGACGCCGGCGTCGTAGGCCGCGGCGAGGCGCTGGTGGCTGGTGGCGGCCAGCTCGTCCTGGGCCTGGCGGGTGATGCCCCACTCGTGGGTGGTGAGGGCCTGGTGGTCGCCCATGGACAGGCCCGTGCGGGGCTCGCCGGCGCCGGAGGGCTGGGGCACCAGGTGGCCCGGGCGCAGCCGGGAGACGGCACGGACGCGGTCCTTGAGGGTCTTGGCGGCGTTGAGGTCGAACAGGACCCGGCGGGCGCCGTCGGTGTAGGTCACCGGGGAGTCGGAGATGGAGTCCACCCCGCCCCCGATCGCGGAGTCGATCCGACCCAGCCGGATCTTGTCCGCGAGGGTCCCGATGGCCTCCATGCCGGTGGCGCACGCGACCTGCGCGTCGGCGGCCGGCGTCTCGCTGGAGAGGGCGGAGCCGAGCACGCACTCCCGGGTCAGGTTGAAGTCGCGCGGGTGCTTGAGCACGGCGCCGGCGGTCACCTGCCCCAGGCGCTCCCCCTGCAGGCCGAGACGGGCGACGAGTCCGTCGAGCGCCGCCGTCAGCATCTCCTGGTTGGACACCTCGCGGTACGCGGTGTGCGCGCGGGCGAAGGGGATGCGGTTGGAGCCCACCACGACGGCGGGGCGCAGCGTGCCGCCGGCAAGGGCGGGACGCTCGGAGGCGGGGGTGCGGGGATCGGTGCTCATGGCGGTCCTTCCGTCGGGGCGGGGCCGGGACAGCGCGCAGGTCGCGGGAGGCCCTCGTGACTGATACCGAGCGTACCTGATACGGTGGGTCTTGTGAACCAGGACACAGTCGGCACCGGGGCCCGCGACGGCCGCAGCGCGCGATGGGACCGGCACCGCACCCGTCGACGCCGCGAGCTGGTCCGCGTCGCCCGCGAGGCGGTGCACGCGCTCGGCCCGGGCGCCTCCATGGAGGAGATCGCCGCCCACGCCGGCACGTCGAAGTCCGTCTTCTACCGGTACTTCGGCGACCGCGCCGGCCTGCGCCGTGCGGTCGCCGAGCGCGTCACCGAGCACGTCGAGCAGCGCCTGCGGGAGGCGGCGGACACCTCCCCGGACGGCGCCTCAGCGCTGCACCGCATGGTGGCCGAGTGCCTCGCCGTGGCCGCCTCCTCCCCCGCCGTGTACGCGTTCGCCATCACGGAGTCGGAGCAGGACGCCGGCGGCGCCCCCGTGCTCGGCCCGTTCTTCGAGCGCGTGTCCCGGGTCCTCGCCGACGGCCTCGCCCGGGCCCTGCCCGACGCGGACGCGAGCCCGTCCTCGCCGCTGTCCCTCTGGCCGCGCGGCGCCGTCGGCCTGGTCCGCGCCGCCGTCGAGGCCTGGCTGGGCGCCCCGGCGGACGCCCGGCCGGACCTGGACGAGACCGCCGACGCCGTCACCCGATGGCTGCTGCACGGCCTGATGACCTCCGCCCCCACCTCCCCGACCGCTGAGGAGCACTGAGATGACCACCACCCGACCCGACACCGACGAGGTCCTCGCGACCGCCCCGACGGCCGACACCCTGCCCACCGACGTCGCGCAGATCGCCCCCGAGCACCCCACCCCCGGCACCCTGGACGCCGGCGCGCTGCACGCCGCCCTGCTCGGCCGCTGGGCCGAGTCCCGCCACCGGGTCCGCGAGCTGATCCGCGACCCCCGCCTGCACCGCGATCCCCTGCTGGGCATGGACGAGCACCGGGAGCGGGTCCTCGGCCAGCTGCGCATCCTCGTGGAGGAGGGCACCGTCCACCGCGCCTTCCCCGCCGAGTTCGGCGGCGCCGACGACCACGGCGGCAACGTGGCGGCCTTCGCCGACCTGGTCTTCGCCGACCCCTCCCTCCAGATCAAGGCCGGCGTGCAGTGGGGGCTGTTCTCCTCCGCCATCCTCCATCTGGGCACCGAGGAGCACCACCGTGCGTGGCTGCCCGGCGCCATGGACCTGTCCGTGCCCGGCGCGTTCGCCATGACGGAGATCGGCCACGGCTCGGACGTGTCCTCCATCGCGACGACAGCCACGTACGACCCGGACACGCAGGAGTTCGTCATCCACACGCCGTTCAAGGCCGCGTGGAAGGACTACCTCGGCAATGCCGCCCTGCACGGCCGCGCCGCCACCGTGTTCGCCCAGCTGATCACCGGCGGCGTGAACCACGGCGTGCACTGCTTCTACGTCCCCATCCGTGACGAGGAGGGCCGCTTCCTGCCCGGCGTCGGCGGCGAGGACGACGGCCTCAAGGGCGGGCTCAACGGCATCGACAACGGCCGCCTGCACTTCACGCAGGTGCGCGTCCCCCGCACGAACCTGCTGAACCGCTACGGCGACGTCGCCGCGGACGGCACGTACTCCTCCCCGATCGCCTCCCCCGGCCGGCGCTTCTTCACCATGCTCGGCACCCTCGTGCAGGGCCGCGTCTCCCTGGCCCAGTCGGCCACCGGCGCCTCCTTCCTGGGCCTGCACGGGGCGATCGCGTACGCCGAGCAGCGCCGCCAGTTCACCGCCACCGACGACGAGCGCGAGGAGCTGCTGCTGGACTACCAGAACCACCAGCGCCGGCTCATCGACCGCCTGGCCCGCACCTACGCGGACCAGTTCTCCGCCAACGAGCTGCTCGAGAAGTTCGACCACGTCTTCTCCGGCGCGGACGCCACCGACGAGGACCGCCAGGAGCTGGAGACCCTCGCCGCGGCCATCAAGCCCCTCACCACGTGGCATGCCCTGGACACGCTCCAGGAGTGCCGCGAGGCCACGGGCGGCATGGGCTTCATGGCGCGCAACCGGCTCACCCAGATGCGCGCGGACCTGGACATCTACGTGACCTTCGAGGGTGACAACAACGTGCTGCTGCAGCTCGTGGGCAAGCGGCTGCTGACCGACTACTCCCGCGAGTTCGGCCGGCTCAACGTGGGCGCCGTCTCCCGGTACGTGGCGGCCGAGGCGGCGGACGCCCTCCAGCGGGTCGGGCTGCACAAGGCCGTGCAGTCCGTGCAGGACCGCGGGGACGAGCGCCGCTCCGCCAACTGGTTCAAGGACCCCGAGGTGCAGCGCTCCCTGCTGGAGGACCGCGTCCGCACCCGGGTGGCGGACATCGCCGACACGCTGTCCGGCGTGCGCGGGAAGGCGCGGGCCGAGCAGGCCGCGGCGTTCAACACCCGCCAGCACGAGCTCATCGAGGTGGCCCGCCAGCATGGCGAGCTGCTGCAGTGGGAGGCCTTCACGCGCGCGGTGGAGGGTCTCGGCGAGGGTCAGACCCGCACCGTCCTGACCTGGCTGCGCGACCTCTTCGCCCTGCGTCTGATCGAGGAGGACCTCGGCTGGCTGGTGGCCCACGGCCGCGTCTCCAGCCAGCGCGCGCGCTCGCTGCGCGGGTACGTCAACCGCCTGGCCGAGCGCCTGCGCCCCTTCGCCCTCGAGCTGACGCAGGCCTACGGGCTCCGGCCGGAGCACCTCCGCATGGAGATCGCCACCGACGCCGAGCGCGTGCGCCAGGACGAGGCGGCCGCCCACTGCGCGGCCCTGCGCGCCTCGGGCGAGGCCCCGGTGGAGGAGAAGGTCCTGCGGGACCGTCAGAAGGCCGCGCGGCGCTGAGCTTCCGGCACCCACGCACGAGGGCCCCCGCCGCACACCGCGGCGGGGGCCCTCGTCGTCGTCGGGTCAGCCGGCGACCGCGCGGTAGACCTCCAGGGTGCGGTCCGCGATGGTCTCCCACGAGAAGTGCTCGATAGCGCGCTCGCGGCCGGCGCGGCCCATCTCCTCGGCCCGGTCCGGGTCCTCGAGGACCCGGGTGAGCGCGTCGGCGAGGTCGGCGGCGAAGGCCTCCTCGTCCACGGGGGTGCCGGTGCCGTCGTCGACCTGCTCCACGGGCACGAGGAGGCCGGTCACGCCGTCGTCCACGACCTCCGGGATGCCGCCCACGGCGGACGCGACGACGGCGGTGCCGCACGCCATGGCCTCGAGGTTGACGATGCCCAGGGGCTCGTACACGGACGGGCAGGCGAACACGGTGGCGGCGGAGAGGATCTCCATGACCTCCGCGCGCGGGATCATGCCCTCCACCACCACGACGCCGTCCCGCTCCTCGCGGAGGCGGGCGATCAGACCGTTGACCTCGTGGGCCAGCTCCTTGGTGTCCGGGGCGCCGACGCACAGCACGAGCTGGACGCCCTCGGGCAGGCGCAGGGCGGCCCGCAGCAGGTGCGGCACGCCCTTCTGGCGCGTGATGCGCCCGACGAAGGCGACGGACGGGCGGGACGGGTCGATCCCGTACTTCTCCAGGGCGGTGGTCCCGGTCTGCGGCGTCCACAGCTGCGTGTCGATGCCGTTGTGCACGGTGTGCACCCTGGCCGGGTCCACGTCCGGGTAGCAGCGCAGGATGTCCCGGCGCATGCCCTCCGACACCGCGATC
This Micrococcus flavus DNA region includes the following protein-coding sequences:
- a CDS encoding acyl-CoA dehydrogenase family protein; translated protein: MTTTRPDTDEVLATAPTADTLPTDVAQIAPEHPTPGTLDAGALHAALLGRWAESRHRVRELIRDPRLHRDPLLGMDEHRERVLGQLRILVEEGTVHRAFPAEFGGADDHGGNVAAFADLVFADPSLQIKAGVQWGLFSSAILHLGTEEHHRAWLPGAMDLSVPGAFAMTEIGHGSDVSSIATTATYDPDTQEFVIHTPFKAAWKDYLGNAALHGRAATVFAQLITGGVNHGVHCFYVPIRDEEGRFLPGVGGEDDGLKGGLNGIDNGRLHFTQVRVPRTNLLNRYGDVAADGTYSSPIASPGRRFFTMLGTLVQGRVSLAQSATGASFLGLHGAIAYAEQRRQFTATDDEREELLLDYQNHQRRLIDRLARTYADQFSANELLEKFDHVFSGADATDEDRQELETLAAAIKPLTTWHALDTLQECREATGGMGFMARNRLTQMRADLDIYVTFEGDNNVLLQLVGKRLLTDYSREFGRLNVGAVSRYVAAEAADALQRVGLHKAVQSVQDRGDERRSANWFKDPEVQRSLLEDRVRTRVADIADTLSGVRGKARAEQAAAFNTRQHELIEVARQHGELLQWEAFTRAVEGLGEGQTRTVLTWLRDLFALRLIEEDLGWLVAHGRVSSQRARSLRGYVNRLAERLRPFALELTQAYGLRPEHLRMEIATDAERVRQDEAAAHCAALRASGEAPVEEKVLRDRQKAARR
- the glgA gene encoding glycogen synthase; its protein translation is MRIDIVTKEFPPSVYGGAGVHVAELTRVLASRADVRVHAFGGPRDPDYHGARVLTYEQPADFESANGAVQTLATDLSILGPLEGADVIHSHTWYANLAGHLGGLMHDTPHVLSAHSLEPLRPWKAEQLGGGYALSSWAESTAYHGAAAVIAVSEGMRRDILRCYPDVDPARVHTVHNGIDTQLWTPQTGTTALEKYGIDPSRPSVAFVGRITRQKGVPHLLRAALRLPEGVQLVLCVGAPDTKELAHEVNGLIARLREERDGVVVVEGMIPRAEVMEILSAATVFACPSVYEPLGIVNLEAMACGTAVVASAVGGIPEVVDDGVTGLLVPVEQVDDGTGTPVDEEAFAADLADALTRVLEDPDRAEEMGRAGRERAIEHFSWETIADRTLEVYRAVAG